The Procambarus clarkii isolate CNS0578487 chromosome 76, FALCON_Pclarkii_2.0, whole genome shotgun sequence genome includes a window with the following:
- the LOC138357103 gene encoding probable serine hydrolase isoform X2: protein MLQGIGRSLHTTLKTEQVYPSGLIKTSDLRMAKEITIPIPSGHIAGKVWNEGGIPILGLHGWMDNAGTWDGLAPLLPKDISLIAIDFPGHGLSSPRPMGSPSHFVDLLLVIERTVRHFGWKEVNLLGHSMGGAASMLYAGAFPEKVKKVVMIDLIKPVSTDPDVQPLKTAQGIGELIEAETKIGRDPQCYEYNDLVDKMVKSYGLSLTEEAAKVLLKRGSIKHTNGLYSFNYDPRLKSGSIYGTSFEQQKAFANKLQCELLIIKASTGPWYESKELYDEIISIYEKKANKYIFKSVEGTHHVHLNNPEVVAPILCDFFQDKL, encoded by the exons atgCTTCAAGGAATTGGAAGAAGTTTACATACAACACTAAAAACAGAACAGGTATACCCATCAGGCTTGATAAAGACCTCTGATTTGAGAATGGCAAAGGAAATAACAATTCCCATTCCATCTGGTCACATTGCTG GTAAGGTATGGAATGAGGGAGGGATTCCCATCCTTGGCCTTCATGGGTGGATGGACAATGCTGGGACTTGGGATGGTTTGGCTCCTCTACTTCCCAAGGATATTTCCTTGATAGCTATAGACTTTCCAGGTCATGGACTCTCATCGCCAAGACCTATGGGGTCTCCATCTCACTTTGTTGACTTGTTGCTTGTCATTGAACGGACAGTGCGGCATTTTGGGTGGAAAGAG GTGAACTTATTAGGGCATAGCATGGGTGGTGCTGCCTCAATGTTGTATGCAGGAGCTTTTCCAGAGAAagttaaaaaagtcgtaatgaTTGATCTCATCAAGCCTGTTTCAACTGATCCAGATGTTCAGCCACTGAAAACTGCTCAAGGTATTGGAGAACTCATAGAAGCAGAGACCAAGATTGGCAGAGATCCTCAGTGTTATGAATATAATGATTTGGTAGACAAGATGGTAAAGTCATATGGGTTATCTTTAACTGAAGAAGCTGCTAAAGTTTTACTTAAAAGAGGCTCAATAAAACATACAAATGGTCTTTACTCTTTTAACTATGATCCAAGATTAAAATCAGGAAGTATTTATGGAACATCTTTTGAACAACAAAAGGCATTTGCAAATAAATTGCAATGTGAATTGCTGATTATTAAGGCTTCAACTGGACCTTGGTATGAGAGTAAAGAGTTATATGATGAAATAATTAGTATCTATGAAAAGAaagcaaataaatatatatttaagagTGTAGAGGGCACTCACCATGTTCATTTAAACAATCCAGAAGTTGTTGCTCCTATTCTTTGTGATTTTTTTCAAGATAAATTATGA
- the LOC138357103 gene encoding probable serine hydrolase isoform X1: MVMRRMAGYLLAPPAPLLSHCSKLLLRSNVMLQGIGRSLHTTLKTEQVYPSGLIKTSDLRMAKEITIPIPSGHIAGKVWNEGGIPILGLHGWMDNAGTWDGLAPLLPKDISLIAIDFPGHGLSSPRPMGSPSHFVDLLLVIERTVRHFGWKEVNLLGHSMGGAASMLYAGAFPEKVKKVVMIDLIKPVSTDPDVQPLKTAQGIGELIEAETKIGRDPQCYEYNDLVDKMVKSYGLSLTEEAAKVLLKRGSIKHTNGLYSFNYDPRLKSGSIYGTSFEQQKAFANKLQCELLIIKASTGPWYESKELYDEIISIYEKKANKYIFKSVEGTHHVHLNNPEVVAPILCDFFQDKL; encoded by the exons gagtaatgttatgCTTCAAGGAATTGGAAGAAGTTTACATACAACACTAAAAACAGAACAGGTATACCCATCAGGCTTGATAAAGACCTCTGATTTGAGAATGGCAAAGGAAATAACAATTCCCATTCCATCTGGTCACATTGCTG GTAAGGTATGGAATGAGGGAGGGATTCCCATCCTTGGCCTTCATGGGTGGATGGACAATGCTGGGACTTGGGATGGTTTGGCTCCTCTACTTCCCAAGGATATTTCCTTGATAGCTATAGACTTTCCAGGTCATGGACTCTCATCGCCAAGACCTATGGGGTCTCCATCTCACTTTGTTGACTTGTTGCTTGTCATTGAACGGACAGTGCGGCATTTTGGGTGGAAAGAG GTGAACTTATTAGGGCATAGCATGGGTGGTGCTGCCTCAATGTTGTATGCAGGAGCTTTTCCAGAGAAagttaaaaaagtcgtaatgaTTGATCTCATCAAGCCTGTTTCAACTGATCCAGATGTTCAGCCACTGAAAACTGCTCAAGGTATTGGAGAACTCATAGAAGCAGAGACCAAGATTGGCAGAGATCCTCAGTGTTATGAATATAATGATTTGGTAGACAAGATGGTAAAGTCATATGGGTTATCTTTAACTGAAGAAGCTGCTAAAGTTTTACTTAAAAGAGGCTCAATAAAACATACAAATGGTCTTTACTCTTTTAACTATGATCCAAGATTAAAATCAGGAAGTATTTATGGAACATCTTTTGAACAACAAAAGGCATTTGCAAATAAATTGCAATGTGAATTGCTGATTATTAAGGCTTCAACTGGACCTTGGTATGAGAGTAAAGAGTTATATGATGAAATAATTAGTATCTATGAAAAGAaagcaaataaatatatatttaagagTGTAGAGGGCACTCACCATGTTCATTTAAACAATCCAGAAGTTGTTGCTCCTATTCTTTGTGATTTTTTTCAAGATAAATTATGA
- the LOC138357104 gene encoding isoaspartyl peptidase/L-asparaginase, with protein sequence MNKIVMAEPVVVVHGGAWAIPEELWKDSIDGVKDAARQGYTVLEAGKSAVDAAEAAIVCLEDCPTFNAGTGSVLTFDEQVEMDAMIMDGTQMKGGAVCAIHNILNPIKVARLVMDKTPHVMLVGEGANTFAAAHGIPQLDPDSLITSYARQELAEYKKYSSTVYHLFNKTDQSKASGHDTVGCAVVDKDGHTACATSTGGITAKMPGRVGDSPVVGAGGYADDQVGAVSTTGHGEAILKICLAHHITSLMTNGQNVKSSIQRGLAYMESRVKGFGGAVAVSCKGEVGKHFSTPRMPWAYVQAGKLHYGIHPGQHIIEDLQQQK encoded by the exons ATGAACAAAATCGTTATGGCGGAGCCAGTGGTGGTCGTTCATGGAGGAGCTTGGGCAATACCAGAAGAGTTATGGAAAGACAGCATTGATGGTGTGAAGGATGCAGCTCGTCAAGGTTACACG GTACTTGAGGCAGGAAAATCTGCCGTGGATGCTGCTGAAGCTGCCATTGTGTGTTTGGAAGATTGTCCTACATTTAATGCTG GAACTGGATCGGTATTAACCTTTGATGAACAAGTCGAGATGGATGCCATGATAATGGATGGGACACAAATGAAAGGTGGAGCTGTCTGTGCAATTCATAATATTCTAAATCCTATCAAAGTTGCTCGCTTGGTCATGGACAAAACCCCTCATGTTATGCTTGTTG GAGAAGGAGCAAACACATTCGCTGCAGCTCATGGTATTCCTCAATTGGATCCAGATAGTCTAATAACTTCTTATGCAAGACAGGAGTTGGCAGAATACAAGAAATATTCTAGCACTGTGTACCACCTCTTCAATAAAACAGA TCAATCAAAAGCAAGTGGACATGATACTGTTGGATGTGCTGTGGTAGACAAGGATGGCCACACAGCCTGTGCAACATCAACAGGAGGGATCACTGCTAAAATGCCAGGCCGAGTTGGTGATTCTCCAGTTGTGGGAGCAGGCGGGTATGCTGATGATCAG GTTGGAGCAGTGTCCACCACTGGGCATGGTGAAGCCATCTTGAAGATTTGTCTtgcccatcacatcacttccttaaTGACTAATG GTCAGAATGTTAAATCTTCCATCCAACGTGGCCTTGCCTACATGGAGTCACGTGTAAAAGGTTTTGGAGGAGCCGTAGCAGTGTCCTGTAAGGGAGAAGTTGGGAAACACTTCTCAACGCCACGTATGCCTTGGGCTTATGTGCAGGCAGGCAAACTTCACTATGGCATCCATCCTGGCCAGCACATCATTGAGGACCTACAACAGCAAAAATGA
- the LOC138357105 gene encoding ammonium transporter Rh type C-like has protein sequence MVGCLKAASPPPPPRAKEDPHVPGVHLRGLSVTIAAHAPGLGFSLHHQQKEAYPRTPTALQERSQVLTDLVKTSPRQGYKRCVEGEFPRQDVYGKGETEMAREEEEEEEAPRTCQGAYLNHQDAEDPKTCQGTYFYQQEDPQKPLWYLTSTTAVILFLQAIFIILFTAFVRYSKLADAGDQGNNQEPILGGNISNDNPGTLLHNQLLNMEMVVLAGIGMRLAFLREFSYSSVGGSLLVAAITLQWAILCQGALDGHELVYIDIYSMLRGCMASICVGVSHGAVLGVASPLQVIVLTLLHVPLYTITTHLASNVIQAVDRGGSVTVHMFGAVFGVSARWALRAHTSSSFTTRLASSTATQLTACLGTVVVVVYLGEVWSWSTIGDDHHRALLNTLLATLAAITLAFPASAIAHTRRKFSLSDIQCGVVGGAVAVGAVADMMVEPYGALLLGALVSVSCILTRRWLAPVLRRRLGIEDTAGVGVTHGLAGVMGGIAGVVMAAIASERGSYGLSVYQIYPAMSPAEGTEERIEVVSYLMVPAGLGRSPLLQAAHQLAALAALLVIALAGGIITGLVLRLPVCERLTQDELYNDDCYWQLPQPHSSPCHAPCHASSSDAPGGDAPGNALCNIPGQALCHAPTHHNTPNA, from the exons ATGGTGGGTTGTCTGAAGGCGGCGTCACCGCCTCCCCCGCCCCGTGCGAAGGAGGACCCTCATGTTCCCGGGGTACACCTGCGGGGGCTGAGTGTCACCATAGCCGCCCACGCCCCGGGTCTCGGCTTCAGCCTCCATCACCAGCAGAAGGAAGCCTACCCTCGAACGCCaaccgccctccaggaacgttccCAGGTCCTCACGGACTTGGTGAAGACTTCTCCAAGACAAGGATATAAGAGGTGTGTAGAAGGCGAGTTTCCAAGGCAGGATGTATACGGCAAGGGGGAGACGGAGATggccagggaggaggaggaggaggaagaggcccCCAGGACTTGCCAGGGAGCGTACCTTAACCATCAGGATGCAGAGGACCCCAAGACGTGCCAGGGAACGTACTTCTACCAGCAGGAGGACCCACAGAAGCCTCTCTGgtacctcaccagcaccaccgccGTCATATTGTTCCTCCAGGCCATCTTCATCATATTATTCACAGCCTTCGTCAG GTACAGTAAGCTGGCGGACGCCGGCGACCAAGGGAACAATCAAGAACCTATTCTGGGCGGTAATATCTCCAATGATAATCCTGGAACACTCCTTCACAACC AGCTTCTAAACATGGAGATGGTAGTGCTAGCGGGCATAGGAATGAGGCTGGCGTTCCTGCGGGAGTTCTCGTACAGTAGTGTGGGTGGGTCCCTACTGGTGGCGGCCATCACTCTTCAGTGGGCCATACTATGTCAGGGGGCCCTGGACGGCCACGAGCTGGTCTACATTGACATTTATAG CATGCTGAGAGGATGTATGGCAAGTATATGTGTGGGCGTGAGCCACGGGGCGGTGTTGGGGGTCGCTTCTCCCCTACAAGTGATCGTCCTAACCCTCCTTCACGTCCCCCTCTACACCATTACCACTCACCTGGCCTCTAATGTCATCCAG GCGGTGGACCGCGGGGGCAGCGTCACTGTGCATATGTTCGGAGCGGTGTTTGGCGTGTCTGCTCGATGGGCGCTTCGAGCTCACACTTCGTCTTCGTTCACCACTCGCCTCGCCTCCTCTACGGCCACCCAGCTCACCGCCTGCTTAG gtaccgtggtggtggtggtatacctgGGGGAGGTGTGGTCGTGGAGCACCATCGGCGACGACCACCACagggctctcctcaacaccctgctGGCCACCCTAGCAGCCATCACCCTGGCCTTCCCTGCCTCAGCCATCGCTCACACACGCAGGAAGTTCTCACTG AGCGACAtccagtgtggggtggtggggggcgcGGTGGCGGTGGGGGCGGTGGCCGACATGATGGTGGAGCCATACGGGGCACTGCTGTTAGGTGCTCTCGTCAGCGTCTCCTGCATCCTCACACGACGATGGCTCGCT CCTGTATTACGGCGCCGTTTGGGCATAGAGGACACTGCGGGCGTGGGCGTGACGCATGGGTTGGCGGGCGTGATGGGCGGCATTGCGGGCGTGGTCATGGCTGCCATTGCCAGTGAGCGTGGCTCCTATGGCCTCAG TGTGTACCAGATCTACCCGGCCATGTCTCCTGCTGAGGGCACTGAGGAACGCATAGAAGTCGTCAGCTACTTGATGGTGCCAGCCGGCCTGGGGCGATCACCCCTCCTGCAGGCCGCCCACCAACTCGCCGCCCTCGCCGCCCTCCTCGTCATTGCTCTTGCGGGCGGCATCATCACAG GTTTGGTGCTGCGGCTGCCTGTGTGTGAGAGGCTGACCCAAGACGAACTCTACAACGATGACTGTTATTGGCAGCTCCCgcagccacactcctccccctgCCACGCCCCCTGCCACGCCTCCAGTAGTGACGCCCCCGGTGGTGACGCCCCCGGTAACGCCCTCTGCAACATCCCCGGCCAGGCCCTTTGCCACGCTCCTACACATCACAACACGCCTAACGCTTAA